One window of Elaeis guineensis isolate ETL-2024a chromosome 11, EG11, whole genome shotgun sequence genomic DNA carries:
- the LOC109504910 gene encoding GDSL esterase/lipase At4g16230: protein MEVKIAQLLTVISMIVLVLVAVDASVPAVFIFGDSTADVGNNNFLPASKAKANFPPYGIDFVQSRATGRFSNGLNSADFLAKMMGFKRSPPPFLSLTNNTLLKHARRGINFASGGSGILDTTGSIYGQTVRANLTAHMGTTATEKLLEKSIFLISTGSNDILDYFTPNGSVNRPPMTAFLSTLSITYKGHLRQLYNLGARKIGVISIPPIGCCPSQRSLNDTGGCLEVLNESARAFYIATVAIMKDLSGELKGLKYSLGNAYEMVINFFRNALKFGFTELKSACCGAGKFNGESPCLPFSSPCSAREKHLFWDLFHPTQNASKIAAQTLFSGSHEFVTPINFGQLAEGCS from the exons ATGGAAGTTAAAATTGCTCAGCTTCTCACAGTTATCTCTATGATTGTTCTAGTTCTGGTAGCAGTGGATGCTAGTGTTCCAGCAGTGTTCATATTTGGGGACTCCACAGCTGATGTTGGGAATAATAACTTCTTGCCTGCTAGTAAGGCAAAGGCCAACTTCCCACCCTATGGCATAGATTTTGTGCAGAGTAGAGCAACGGGCAGGTTCAGCAATGGATTGAATAGTGCGGACTTCTTAG CCAAGATGATGGGGTTTAAGAGGAGTCCGCCACCTTTTCTTTCTCTTACCAATAATACATTGCTGAAGCATGCCCGGCGAGGGATCAACTTTGCCTCAGGAGGATCTGGGATCCTTGACACAACAGGGAGCATATAC GGCCAG ACAGTGCGTGCAAATCTCACAGCACACATGGGAACGACCGCAACGGAAAAGCTGCTCGAGAAGTCTATCTTCCTCATTAGCACTGGAAGCAACGATATTTTGGATTACTTCACGCCCAATGGTTCTGTTAACCGTCCTCCTATGACTGCCTTCCTTTCCACTCTTTCCATTACTTACAAAGGCCACCTAAGG CAACTATACAACCTAGGAGCAAGAAAGATTGGGGTGATCAGTATCCCACCTATTGGATGCTGCCCATCTCAAAGAAGCTTAAATGACACCGGTGGTTGCCTTGAGGTCTTGAACGAGTCAGCTCGGGCATTCTACATTGCCACAGTAGCCATTATGAAGGATCTAAGCGGGGAACTCAAAGGGTTGAAGTACTCCCTTGGAAATGCATACGagatggttatcaattttttcaGAAACGCACTTAAAtttg GATTTACGGAGCTCAAGAGTGCATGTTGTGGAGCTGGCAAGTTCAATGGAGAATCTCCCTGTCTTCCATTTTCCTCCCCCTGCTCGGCTCGCGAAAAGCACTTGTTCTGGGATTTATTTCACCCTACGCAAAACGCCTCTAAGATAGCAGCCCAAACTCTGTTCAGTGGCTCACATGAATTCGTAACACCAATCAATTTTGGCCAATTAGCTGAGGGTTGTTCTTAA